The following coding sequences lie in one Salvelinus fontinalis isolate EN_2023a chromosome 21, ASM2944872v1, whole genome shotgun sequence genomic window:
- the pole3 gene encoding DNA polymerase epsilon subunit 3 gives MAERPEDLNLPNAVITRIIKEALPDGVNVSKEARRAISQAASVFVLYATSCANNFAMKAKRKTLNATDVMSAMEEMEFERFLQPLRESLEAYKKGQKGKKEASEQKRKDAKEKKNDVEENDKSREEEEEEEERMEEDQDADNEVEEEEVEN, from the exons ATGGCAGAAAGACCCGAGGACCTCAATCTACCCAATGCTGTCATCACGCGCATCATCAAGGAGGCG CTACCAGATGGGGTGAACGTGTCAAAAGAAGCCAGGCGAGCCATATCTCAAGCTGCCAGTGTATTCGTCCTCTATGCAACATCTTG TGCAAACAATTTTGCCATGAAAGCCAAACGGAAAACTCTAAACGCAACAGATGTGATGTCTGCGATGGAGGAGATGGAGTTTGAACGCTTCTTGCAGCCTCTACGTGAATCTTTGGAGG CTTACAAGAAGGGCCAGAAGGGGAAGAAAGAGGCATCGGAACAAAAACGCAAAGATGCAAAGGAGAAAAAGAACGATGTGGAAGAGAACGACAagagcagggaggaggaagaggaggaggaagagcgcATGGAGGAAGACCAGGACGCAGACAATGAGGTTGAAGAGGAAGAAGTTGAGAATTGA